A genome region from Nocardiopsis exhalans includes the following:
- a CDS encoding aldehyde dehydrogenase produces MKAFDTLYIGGQWREPSAPGVLEVRSPHDRALIGTTPYARPTDVDRAVLAARRAFDEGPWPRLSAQERLTAVARLCDLHAGRAEELASLVTSENGSPLWFTRWLHASGIPEQNHAYLRAAREPDWEAQIGAVGDTRTVVRRVPVGVVAAVIPWNAPHQSALAKMVPALLAGCTVVLKASPETALDALALAEIVERAGFPEGVVSILPAGRETSEYLVSHSGIDKIAFTGSTAAGRRIASIAGQQLKRVSLELGGKSASIVLPDADFDDTVARLKTLSLANNGENCVAHTRILAPRSRYAEFVSELAAMVDSLEVGDPADPGTYVGPMVRAEQQRRVLDYLELGVSEGARVAAGGPGVPEGLEGGYYVRPTVFTGVDNGMRIAQEEIFGPVLSVIPFGDEDEAVRIAEDSPYGLGGGVWTADPEHGAAVARRIRSGYLTVNGASISPSAPFGGFRASGIGREFGTIGLSQYIEHQTIAY; encoded by the coding sequence TGCTGGCGGCACGCCGTGCTTTTGACGAGGGTCCCTGGCCCCGACTGTCAGCACAGGAACGACTCACGGCCGTCGCACGTCTGTGCGACCTGCACGCCGGACGCGCTGAGGAGCTCGCGTCGCTGGTGACCTCGGAGAACGGATCACCCCTGTGGTTCACCCGGTGGTTGCACGCGTCCGGGATTCCAGAGCAGAACCACGCGTACCTGCGGGCCGCGCGGGAGCCGGACTGGGAGGCGCAGATCGGAGCCGTCGGCGATACGCGCACCGTGGTGCGCCGCGTACCGGTGGGGGTGGTGGCCGCGGTCATCCCGTGGAACGCACCACATCAGTCGGCGCTTGCGAAGATGGTGCCCGCGCTACTGGCGGGCTGCACCGTGGTCCTCAAGGCCTCGCCGGAGACCGCGCTCGACGCCCTGGCGCTTGCCGAGATCGTCGAGCGGGCCGGGTTTCCCGAGGGAGTGGTCAGTATCCTCCCAGCGGGGAGGGAGACGAGCGAATACCTCGTTTCGCACTCTGGCATCGACAAGATCGCCTTCACCGGATCGACCGCCGCCGGAAGGCGGATCGCTTCCATCGCAGGTCAGCAGCTCAAGCGAGTCAGCTTGGAACTGGGCGGCAAGTCCGCGTCGATCGTCCTCCCGGACGCGGATTTCGACGACACGGTCGCTCGCCTGAAGACACTCTCCCTCGCTAACAACGGTGAGAACTGTGTGGCACACACGAGGATCCTCGCGCCACGCAGCCGTTACGCCGAGTTCGTCTCCGAGCTGGCGGCCATGGTCGACTCCCTCGAAGTCGGTGATCCGGCGGACCCGGGCACCTATGTCGGGCCGATGGTCCGAGCCGAACAGCAGAGGCGGGTTCTGGACTATCTCGAACTGGGCGTGTCCGAGGGGGCCCGAGTGGCTGCCGGCGGACCGGGTGTGCCTGAGGGGCTTGAGGGTGGTTACTACGTGCGCCCGACCGTCTTCACCGGCGTGGACAACGGGATGCGGATCGCGCAGGAGGAAATATTCGGGCCGGTGCTCTCCGTCATCCCGTTCGGGGACGAGGACGAGGCCGTCCGGATCGCCGAAGACTCCCCATACGGGCTCGGGGGTGGGGTATGGACGGCCGACCCCGAACACGGCGCGGCCGTCGCCCGCAGGATCCGGTCCGGCTACCTCACGGTGAACGGGGCGTCCATCTCTCCATCGGCTCCGTTCGGTGGCTTCAGGGCCAGTGGGATCGGCCGCGAGTTCGGCACGATCGGCCTCTCCCAGTACATCGAGCACCAGACCATCGCCTATTGA